The Sporocytophaga myxococcoides genome contains a region encoding:
- a CDS encoding aminotransferase class I/II-fold pyridoxal phosphate-dependent enzyme, which produces MKNVLELINEIVTNGKNRGVGQFTTEDEFYDGRIITVEGNKLINFGSCSYLGLELDQRLKDGAIEAINKYGVQFSCSRTYMSCTLYGELESLVRKIFDAPVILSTSVSLGHHAVIPVVIGENDAIIMDQQVHASVQDAAIKMKAKGVFVTIVRHNDMDELRKKVTELSRSYNKVWYMMDGVYSMYGDFAPMEQITEMLKSHKKFHVYADDAHGLGWMGQHGRGYVLNRMSLHPKMIVATSLNKAFAAGGGAFVIPDEELCQKVRNCGGAFIFSGPHQIPVLGAGIASAKILLSDEIYEKQAALAEKINYCHELLMAHNLPVVSNPNTPIFFVGLGLVRVGYNLVKRMLGEGCFVNISAFPAVPETCTGVRFTITLHHTKEDIEKLVKGLAYHFPKALEEEGRTINDVYRAFRRVANFKEKEEIPIPTSASGFSIQYENSISKIDRNLWDKLLGTEGIIDHESLELMEKSFSQNFEPENNWNFHYYIIRDQIGIPVLATFFTTALTKDDMLAPPESSKIIESGRQKNKYFLTSKSLIMGTLLTEGKHMYLNQNHNEWQKALMLLLDTVWKLQDTQKAVVLNLRDFYKNNTDLYNFFKDQGFIPVPLPDTHVIENFNWESADDFIDRVSSEKRYYIKKKAQNFESLYDVNIITNPSDIKIDEYYELYKNVAAKSFVLNTFLLPKKLFQNMAKKNSWEFIEVFMKGTNHPAGIAICHKSATEYCFLLTGMNYEFVDSHNLYPQILWQIVKRAGELKAPKVSLGFTASQNKRKFNASVIEKIGFVQMKDSFSVSFISTLAGGGKAA; this is translated from the coding sequence ATGAAAAATGTTCTAGAACTCATTAATGAGATTGTAACAAATGGAAAAAATCGTGGAGTTGGGCAGTTTACTACAGAAGATGAATTTTATGATGGAAGAATTATTACTGTAGAAGGAAACAAGCTAATAAACTTTGGATCCTGCAGTTATCTTGGTCTGGAGCTCGACCAAAGACTTAAAGACGGAGCTATTGAGGCTATTAATAAGTATGGTGTGCAATTTTCATGTTCTCGTACATATATGTCATGTACCTTATATGGAGAACTTGAAAGTCTGGTCAGAAAGATTTTTGATGCTCCGGTTATACTGTCAACTTCTGTTTCTCTCGGGCATCATGCAGTGATTCCTGTAGTAATAGGAGAAAATGATGCTATAATTATGGACCAACAAGTTCATGCGAGTGTCCAGGATGCGGCTATCAAAATGAAAGCAAAAGGAGTCTTTGTGACAATTGTTCGACACAATGACATGGATGAACTAAGAAAAAAAGTAACAGAACTTAGCCGCTCTTATAATAAGGTCTGGTACATGATGGACGGGGTTTATAGCATGTATGGAGACTTTGCTCCCATGGAGCAAATTACTGAGATGCTAAAAAGTCACAAAAAATTCCATGTATATGCTGATGATGCCCATGGATTGGGATGGATGGGGCAACATGGACGAGGATATGTACTCAATAGGATGTCCTTGCATCCTAAAATGATTGTTGCCACTTCTCTGAATAAAGCATTTGCAGCTGGTGGAGGAGCATTTGTAATTCCGGATGAAGAACTTTGTCAGAAAGTAAGAAACTGCGGGGGGGCATTTATTTTTTCTGGACCACATCAGATTCCGGTATTAGGAGCTGGCATAGCATCTGCTAAAATTTTACTATCAGATGAAATTTATGAGAAACAAGCTGCGCTGGCAGAAAAGATAAACTATTGTCATGAATTGCTGATGGCTCATAATTTGCCCGTAGTTTCTAACCCGAATACCCCAATATTTTTTGTAGGGCTGGGCTTGGTAAGAGTCGGATATAATCTTGTCAAACGGATGCTGGGCGAAGGTTGCTTTGTAAATATCTCAGCTTTTCCAGCTGTTCCGGAAACCTGTACAGGAGTTAGATTTACCATTACTTTACATCATACCAAAGAGGATATAGAAAAACTTGTAAAAGGTCTGGCTTATCATTTTCCAAAGGCACTTGAAGAGGAAGGAAGAACAATCAATGATGTCTACAGAGCTTTTAGAAGAGTGGCCAATTTCAAGGAAAAAGAAGAAATCCCAATCCCTACTTCTGCATCCGGATTTTCAATTCAATATGAAAATTCAATTTCTAAAATTGACAGAAACCTCTGGGACAAACTTTTAGGGACGGAGGGCATTATTGATCATGAGAGTCTTGAATTAATGGAAAAAAGTTTTTCTCAAAACTTTGAACCTGAAAACAACTGGAACTTTCATTATTATATCATTAGAGACCAAATAGGTATACCTGTGCTAGCCACATTTTTCACAACAGCCCTAACCAAAGACGATATGCTTGCTCCTCCTGAATCGTCGAAAATCATTGAATCTGGAAGACAAAAAAATAAATATTTCCTCACTTCAAAATCTCTGATCATGGGCACATTGCTTACAGAAGGCAAACATATGTATCTTAATCAAAATCATAACGAATGGCAGAAAGCACTAATGCTTTTGCTCGACACTGTATGGAAGCTTCAGGATACTCAAAAAGCCGTGGTTCTAAACCTAAGAGATTTTTACAAAAACAATACAGATCTATATAATTTTTTTAAAGACCAGGGATTTATCCCAGTTCCTCTTCCCGACACACATGTTATTGAAAACTTCAATTGGGAATCTGCCGATGATTTCATTGATCGGGTAAGTAGTGAAAAACGTTATTATATCAAGAAAAAAGCGCAAAATTTTGAATCTTTATATGATGTAAATATTATTACAAACCCTTCAGATATTAAAATTGATGAATACTATGAGTTATACAAAAATGTGGCAGCCAAGAGCTTTGTATTAAATACATTTTTACTCCCTAAAAAACTGTTCCAGAATATGGCAAAGAAAAACTCCTGGGAATTTATCGAGGTATTTATGAAAGGAACCAATCACCCTGCCGGTATTGCAATCTGTCATAAATCCGCAACAGAATACTGCTTCCTGCTCACAGGAATGAACTATGAGTTTGTTGATTCTCATAATTTATACCCACAGATACTTTGGCAAATAGTTAAAAGAGCCGGAGAACTAAAAGCCCCTAAAGTTTCTCTTGGATTTACTGCATCACAAAATAAAAGGAAATTTAATGCAAGTGTGATTGAAAAAATTGGTTTTGTTCAGATGAAAGACAGCTTCTCAGTTTCATTCATCAGTACCTTGGCTGGTGGCGGTAAAGCGGCTTAA
- a CDS encoding DUF7793 family protein yields the protein MVEKKMIKNSFFENEFAEFWIEDGILMEVFKPEVTSLTPQVAKRVIEDRLKVSNGVTMPLFVDFANLKSVDNETRRLFSSAHSLQYISASAFLMHSYVAFYGGRLYLLLDKPKVKTELFRTKSRAIEWLNAHKK from the coding sequence ATGGTTGAAAAAAAGATGATTAAAAATTCATTTTTTGAGAATGAATTTGCAGAATTCTGGATTGAGGATGGAATATTAATGGAAGTTTTTAAGCCAGAAGTTACATCTCTTACGCCACAGGTGGCAAAGAGAGTAATAGAGGATAGGCTGAAAGTTTCTAATGGTGTAACTATGCCTTTGTTTGTTGATTTTGCAAATCTTAAATCTGTAGACAATGAGACAAGGAGATTGTTTTCAAGTGCTCATTCTCTGCAATATATAAGTGCATCAGCATTTTTAATGCATAGTTATGTTGCTTTTTATGGTGGACGTTTGTATTTATTACTAGATAAGCCTAAGGTTAAGACAGAGTTGTTTAGGACGAAATCACGGGCCATAGAATGGTTGAATGCTCATAAAAAATGA
- a CDS encoding DUF7010 family protein, giving the protein MDRFTADVRNNYNNYYLLFSTMGGIWLLAGCLGAYNYPHLAMLALLGGATLFQPIYRIIRKAFGVKQTKTDHPLRMLTTLLAIGMPLGVTVGFFPFKENMNLFFPAFSLLFAMIFGIIGYIYRIKSFVILGLTNMIGNIYISHFYFDHFAFAGLFTGILLLATASVGKIYGEIDLRFVSLKKKIKIPQGN; this is encoded by the coding sequence ATGGATAGATTTACAGCGGATGTTAGAAACAATTACAATAATTATTACCTGCTTTTCTCAACAATGGGAGGCATATGGCTTTTAGCAGGATGTCTAGGTGCATATAACTACCCTCATTTGGCTATGTTGGCACTGTTGGGTGGAGCAACATTGTTTCAACCTATATACAGAATAATAAGGAAAGCCTTTGGAGTTAAACAAACAAAGACAGATCATCCTTTAAGGATGCTTACAACCCTCCTGGCAATCGGAATGCCCCTTGGAGTAACTGTAGGTTTTTTCCCGTTCAAAGAAAACATGAACTTGTTTTTTCCAGCATTCAGCCTGCTATTTGCAATGATCTTTGGTATTATCGGATATATATATAGGATAAAATCATTTGTCATTCTTGGATTAACCAACATGATCGGAAATATCTACATTTCTCACTTCTATTTTGATCACTTTGCCTTTGCCGGCCTGTTTACCGGTATTTTACTTCTGGCAACTGCAAGTGTCGGAAAAATATATGGAGAGATTGACTTGAGATTTGTTTCATTAAAAAAGAAGATTAAAATCCCTCAGGGAAATTAG
- a CDS encoding glycoside hydrolase family 9 protein: MIKLVNIKKLALFSLPILLLTPEAQSQSKLTEDIRLNQVGFYPSGPKTAVVVDAPSDKFYVIKENLKDTVFTGQLTPGVVWEHSKENVSKADFSKFKTPGTYRVFVPKLGYSFPFEIKDQVLLPVAKGSMRGYYYQRASIDLLPEFAGKWARPAGHPDDKVMVHGSAATATRPEKFEISSPRGWYDAGDYNKYIVNSGISTYTLLSIYEHFPKFADTLKLNIPESKNNIPDLLDEILWNVRWMLTMQDEDGGVYHKLTNPSFDGYIMPADAKAPRYVVQKGTAATLDFAAVTAQAARVFSKYKKELPGLSDSLKNAAVKAYAWAKKNPNIEYRQSTLNQKFQPGIRTGEYGDSKFEDEFQWAAIELFVTTGKGAYFEDSKLEYSLSGTYSVPNWANVSTLALYTIAQNTKKLAEFENINPDVITNKILTMANKYKENAEKSAYGTPMGTSGGDFNWGSNSNAANQGILLVQAYLISKNKAYLDAAQANMDYLLGRNATAYCFLTGFGGKKVMNPHTRPSEADGIEDPVPGLLAGGPNPGQEDKADCPGSLYPSSAPAKSYIDHKCSYASNEIAINWNAPFVYLSFALEALRGK; encoded by the coding sequence ATGATTAAATTGGTAAATATCAAAAAGTTAGCACTTTTTTCTCTTCCAATTCTATTACTTACTCCGGAAGCACAGTCGCAATCAAAACTTACGGAAGATATCCGCCTGAATCAGGTAGGATTTTATCCATCTGGTCCTAAAACTGCAGTTGTTGTTGATGCACCTTCAGACAAATTTTATGTAATAAAAGAGAATCTGAAAGATACAGTTTTTACAGGACAACTAACACCTGGTGTTGTATGGGAACATTCAAAAGAAAACGTTAGCAAGGCTGATTTTTCCAAATTTAAAACTCCAGGAACTTACCGCGTTTTTGTACCAAAATTGGGATATTCATTCCCTTTCGAAATTAAAGATCAGGTATTACTCCCTGTTGCTAAAGGAAGTATGAGAGGTTATTACTACCAAAGAGCCTCTATAGATCTTCTTCCTGAATTCGCTGGAAAATGGGCAAGACCTGCAGGACACCCTGACGATAAAGTAATGGTTCATGGCTCCGCAGCAACAGCTACTCGTCCCGAAAAATTTGAAATATCTTCTCCCAGAGGCTGGTATGATGCCGGTGACTATAATAAATATATTGTAAACTCAGGTATAAGCACTTATACATTACTTTCTATCTATGAGCACTTCCCTAAGTTTGCTGATACATTAAAACTTAACATCCCGGAAAGCAAAAACAATATTCCTGATCTTCTTGATGAGATTCTATGGAATGTCAGATGGATGCTTACCATGCAGGATGAAGATGGTGGTGTTTACCATAAATTAACCAACCCTAGCTTTGACGGTTATATAATGCCTGCTGATGCAAAAGCTCCAAGATATGTTGTTCAGAAAGGAACCGCTGCTACTCTTGATTTTGCAGCAGTAACTGCGCAAGCAGCCAGAGTATTTTCCAAATACAAAAAAGAACTTCCTGGTCTTTCTGACTCTCTGAAAAATGCAGCCGTAAAAGCATATGCCTGGGCTAAAAAGAATCCTAATATTGAATACAGACAATCCACATTAAATCAAAAATTCCAGCCAGGTATCAGAACAGGTGAATATGGCGACTCTAAATTTGAAGATGAATTCCAGTGGGCTGCTATAGAACTTTTTGTAACTACAGGTAAAGGCGCCTACTTTGAAGATTCCAAACTCGAATATTCTCTGTCAGGAACCTACTCAGTTCCAAACTGGGCAAACGTTTCAACTCTTGCACTTTACACGATTGCACAAAACACTAAAAAACTGGCTGAATTTGAAAACATCAATCCTGATGTAATTACCAATAAAATCCTTACCATGGCTAATAAATACAAAGAAAATGCGGAAAAATCAGCATATGGCACACCAATGGGTACTTCAGGAGGAGATTTTAACTGGGGAAGTAACAGTAACGCTGCCAACCAAGGTATCCTGTTAGTTCAGGCTTATTTAATAAGCAAGAATAAGGCTTATTTGGATGCTGCTCAAGCTAACATGGATTATTTATTGGGAAGAAATGCTACTGCATATTGTTTTCTAACAGGATTTGGGGGTAAAAAAGTAATGAATCCTCATACCAGACCTTCAGAAGCTGACGGTATTGAAGATCCGGTTCCAGGTCTCCTTGCAGGTGGTCCGAATCCAGGACAGGAAGACAAAGCCGATTGTCCAGGGTCATTATACCCATCTTCAGCTCCTGCAAAATCTTATATCGACCACAAATGTAGCTACGCCTCTAATGAGATTGCCATAAACTGGAATGCTCCATTTGTATATTTGAGTTTTGCATTAGAAGCATTAAGAGGAAAATAG
- a CDS encoding ABC-F family ATP-binding cassette domain-containing protein: MNYLSGESLGKSYNEKWLFQDLNFGISKGEKIGLVGANGAGKSTLFQILSGKINPDRGHVAVSSGITVGFLDQDPEFPEGINVMEALFSSESPSLLAIKEYENALNNSEDSNALQKAMEKMDALNAWDYESKVKQIIGKMGITILDQKIKDLSGGQKKRIALARLLIESPDLLILDEPTNHLDLDTVEWLEGFLSTSNTTLLLVTHDRYFLDRVTNEIVELDAGKIYRYKGNYSFFLEKKAERLSIEQAETDKANNLLRKELEWMRRQPKARGTKAKSRVDAFYELEEKAGKTRNDQTLELKVETSRQGNKVIEIDHISKKFAKPIINDFSYVFKKKDRIGIIGKNGSGKSTFLNIITGKLQPDSGKIDTGSTTKIGYFSQTGLDFKEDQRVIDIVKEVAEHIPIGNGETLSASQFLQKFLFPPAVQYTYVNKLSGGEKKRLQLLRVLISNPNFLILDEPTNDLDIPTLNVLESFLMSYEGSLVIVSHDRYFMDKLIDHVFVFDGSGTIKDFPGNYTDYRNHLDESEKQAEGKLKEKPKEKPAEQTSSSKPVEEKKKLSFKEKQEFEALEKDIEKLEKKKTELTEKLSSSSINHDDLTKLSQEFENVNNTLEEKTLRWLELSEKA, from the coding sequence ATGAATTATCTTTCAGGAGAATCCCTGGGAAAATCATACAATGAAAAATGGTTGTTCCAGGATTTAAACTTTGGTATTAGTAAAGGAGAAAAAATAGGACTGGTTGGAGCAAACGGAGCAGGTAAATCTACTCTGTTTCAAATTCTATCCGGAAAGATAAATCCTGACCGTGGCCATGTTGCGGTTTCATCAGGTATAACTGTAGGTTTCCTTGATCAGGATCCTGAGTTTCCGGAAGGTATTAATGTGATGGAAGCCTTATTTTCTTCGGAAAGCCCTTCTTTACTTGCTATCAAAGAGTATGAAAATGCTCTAAACAATAGTGAAGATTCTAATGCCTTGCAAAAGGCAATGGAGAAGATGGATGCTCTTAATGCCTGGGATTATGAAAGCAAAGTAAAGCAGATTATCGGCAAAATGGGTATCACCATTCTTGACCAGAAAATAAAAGACCTTTCCGGAGGTCAGAAAAAAAGAATTGCTCTTGCAAGGTTACTGATTGAAAGTCCTGACTTGTTGATTCTTGATGAGCCTACCAACCACCTAGATCTTGATACTGTGGAATGGCTCGAAGGATTTCTTTCCACTAGTAATACCACCCTCTTGCTTGTTACCCACGACCGATACTTCCTCGACAGAGTAACTAATGAAATAGTAGAATTAGACGCAGGTAAAATATACCGCTATAAAGGTAACTACAGCTTTTTTCTGGAGAAAAAGGCTGAACGCCTATCCATAGAACAAGCCGAGACAGACAAAGCTAATAACCTGTTGCGCAAAGAACTTGAATGGATGCGCAGACAACCTAAAGCCAGAGGTACCAAAGCCAAATCCAGGGTTGATGCTTTTTATGAATTAGAAGAGAAAGCAGGAAAAACGAGAAACGACCAGACACTTGAACTGAAAGTTGAAACTTCCAGACAAGGAAACAAGGTAATTGAAATTGACCATATTAGTAAAAAATTTGCCAAACCAATCATCAATGATTTTTCATATGTCTTTAAAAAGAAAGACAGGATCGGAATCATTGGTAAAAATGGATCAGGGAAGTCCACTTTCCTCAATATTATCACAGGAAAACTGCAGCCGGATAGTGGAAAAATAGATACAGGTTCAACAACTAAAATAGGATACTTTTCACAAACAGGGCTTGATTTTAAAGAAGATCAACGAGTGATAGATATTGTAAAAGAAGTTGCCGAGCATATTCCTATAGGTAATGGAGAAACACTTAGTGCTTCACAATTTCTGCAGAAATTCCTATTCCCTCCCGCTGTTCAATATACATATGTAAATAAACTAAGTGGAGGAGAAAAAAAACGGCTTCAGTTACTTAGGGTTTTGATCAGCAATCCTAACTTCCTGATTCTGGATGAACCGACAAATGATCTTGACATCCCAACTCTGAACGTACTTGAATCTTTCCTTATGTCATATGAAGGATCCCTTGTAATTGTATCACATGACAGATACTTCATGGATAAACTCATAGATCATGTATTCGTTTTTGACGGCTCAGGCACTATCAAAGATTTTCCGGGAAACTATACAGACTATAGAAATCATCTGGATGAATCAGAGAAACAGGCAGAAGGAAAGTTAAAGGAAAAACCAAAAGAAAAACCTGCTGAACAAACTTCGTCTTCAAAACCAGTGGAGGAAAAGAAAAAGCTATCCTTTAAAGAAAAACAAGAATTTGAGGCGTTAGAGAAAGATATTGAAAAGCTTGAGAAGAAAAAAACAGAACTGACTGAGAAGTTATCTTCTTCTTCAATTAATCATGATGATTTGACAAAGCTTTCACAAGAGTTTGAAAATGTTAATAATACTCTGGAAGAAAAAACTTTACGTTGGTTAGAATTATCCGAAAAAGCTTAG
- a CDS encoding glycoside hydrolase family 57 protein — MPAVCFYFQVHQPYRLKQYSFFNIGNDHNYLDERLNKEILNKVADKCYLPANKLMLELIKKFNKQFRISYSISGIALEQFEKYRPDVLESFIDLARTGCVEFLGETFHHSLSYLYSKEEFVRQIELHEKKIKHYFNQEPVVFRNTELIYNNDLADFIQKMGYKAILCEGVDNLLQGRTPNQIYTAPNNKKIKCLLKNFRLSDDIAFRFSNRDWPEYPLTAQKFASWLHNAHSADTINLFMDYETFGEHQWKETGIFEFMAHLPEEILKNKDFSFKTVGEVADDYQIKDVYDAHATTSWADSERDLSAWLSNSMQSESLSKLYAMEEDVKNSGDKDLIERWARLQTSDLFYYMCTKYWSDGVVHKYFSPYNSPYDSYIYFINALADLEVEVNKHSLATARVF; from the coding sequence ATGCCAGCAGTTTGTTTTTATTTTCAGGTACATCAACCATACCGGCTAAAACAGTATTCGTTCTTCAATATAGGTAATGATCATAATTATCTGGACGAAAGACTAAACAAAGAAATTCTGAATAAAGTAGCTGATAAATGCTATTTACCAGCAAACAAGTTGATGCTTGAACTAATCAAAAAGTTCAACAAGCAATTCAGAATATCATATTCCATTAGTGGAATAGCTCTGGAACAATTCGAAAAATACAGACCCGATGTATTGGAGTCTTTTATTGACCTTGCTAGAACAGGCTGCGTAGAATTTCTGGGAGAGACCTTTCACCATTCACTGAGCTATCTTTATTCGAAAGAGGAATTTGTGAGGCAGATAGAACTTCATGAAAAGAAAATCAAACACTACTTTAATCAGGAGCCTGTTGTATTTAGAAACACTGAATTGATATACAACAACGATCTGGCAGACTTTATTCAGAAAATGGGGTACAAAGCAATACTTTGTGAAGGAGTTGATAACCTTCTTCAGGGTAGAACACCTAATCAGATTTATACAGCTCCAAACAATAAGAAAATCAAATGTCTTCTGAAAAACTTTAGATTGTCAGATGATATTGCTTTCAGATTCTCAAACAGGGACTGGCCGGAATATCCTCTTACTGCACAAAAATTTGCTTCATGGCTTCACAATGCTCATTCAGCAGATACCATTAATCTGTTTATGGACTACGAAACATTTGGCGAACACCAATGGAAGGAAACTGGCATTTTTGAATTTATGGCACATCTACCTGAAGAGATTTTAAAGAATAAAGATTTTTCTTTCAAAACAGTTGGAGAAGTTGCTGATGATTATCAAATCAAAGATGTATATGACGCTCATGCGACTACATCCTGGGCAGATTCTGAAAGAGACCTTAGTGCATGGCTGAGCAATTCGATGCAATCTGAATCCCTCTCCAAATTATATGCTATGGAAGAGGATGTAAAAAACTCTGGAGATAAAGACCTGATTGAAAGATGGGCAAGACTGCAAACTTCAGATCTTTTCTATTACATGTGTACAAAATACTGGTCAGACGGAGTGGTACATAAATACTTCAGCCCTTATAATTCCCCTTACGATTCATACATTTACTTCATTAATGCACTTGCAGACCTGGAAGTGGAAGTAAATAAACATTCATTAGCTACAGCAAGAGTGTTTTAA
- a CDS encoding glycosyltransferase family 4 protein: MRKPRVLMLGWEFPPIINGGLGVACLGLCKALSQHVELSMIIPKSDPNYMVNNVELIGLNNVEVENLKKIRTSKYYKEFAHVTTVEANIFPYETAESDFDIIRGKSIDFRLDNVNIFKVGDLYGDDVINKVIEYAKFCARLAMTKDFDIIHCHDWMTFLAGIEIKALSGKPLVLHVHSLDYDRGGPDSRGWVYDIERWGMHYADAIIPVSRYTGSIAKNHYDVDERKIYPVHNGADPVHVFHDTKDFPEKLVLFLGRVTGQKGPEYFLDIASKVIEHAPNSRFVMAGTGDKLRGLIESGAYRQIGNKFHFTGFLNKEKVHKLLSIADVYVMPSVSEPFGLSALEAAQFGIPCVISKQSGVSEVLYGALKADFWDVDKMAGHIISLLQNDSLRESVVKDAFRDLENLTWEKAAEKVADVYKRVL, encoded by the coding sequence ATGAGAAAACCAAGAGTACTAATGCTCGGATGGGAGTTTCCTCCCATTATAAATGGCGGCCTTGGGGTTGCCTGTCTCGGCTTGTGCAAAGCTTTATCCCAACATGTAGAGCTGTCCATGATCATCCCAAAATCAGATCCTAATTACATGGTTAATAATGTGGAACTGATCGGGTTGAATAACGTCGAAGTAGAAAATCTTAAAAAGATCCGCACTAGCAAATACTACAAAGAATTTGCTCATGTCACTACGGTAGAGGCCAATATTTTTCCTTATGAAACTGCTGAATCAGATTTCGATATCATCAGAGGAAAATCCATAGACTTCAGACTTGATAATGTAAATATCTTTAAAGTGGGTGATCTTTACGGAGATGATGTTATCAACAAAGTGATTGAATATGCTAAGTTTTGCGCTCGTCTTGCTATGACAAAGGATTTTGATATCATTCATTGTCATGACTGGATGACTTTTCTTGCAGGCATTGAAATTAAAGCCTTATCAGGCAAACCATTGGTTCTTCATGTTCATTCTCTTGACTATGACAGAGGCGGACCTGATAGCAGGGGCTGGGTATACGATATCGAAAGATGGGGTATGCATTATGCTGATGCCATCATTCCTGTAAGCCGCTATACAGGTTCAATAGCTAAAAACCATTATGATGTGGATGAAAGAAAAATTTATCCTGTTCACAATGGAGCTGATCCTGTTCATGTTTTCCATGACACGAAGGATTTTCCTGAAAAACTTGTTCTGTTCTTAGGAAGAGTTACTGGACAAAAAGGTCCTGAATACTTCCTTGATATTGCATCTAAGGTAATTGAGCATGCTCCAAATTCAAGATTTGTAATGGCAGGAACAGGAGATAAACTAAGAGGACTCATAGAATCAGGTGCTTACAGACAAATTGGAAATAAATTCCACTTTACAGGATTCTTGAACAAAGAGAAAGTACACAAGCTTCTTTCAATTGCTGATGTGTATGTGATGCCGTCTGTATCAGAGCCTTTCGGACTTTCTGCTCTGGAAGCCGCGCAGTTTGGTATTCCTTGCGTTATATCTAAGCAATCAGGAGTATCAGAAGTATTGTATGGAGCACTCAAAGCCGATTTCTGGGACGTTGATAAAATGGCAGGGCATATAATTTCCTTGCTTCAGAACGATTCACTCAGGGAATCCGTAGTTAAAGATGCTTTCCGTGATCTGGAAAATCTAACATGGGAAAAAGCTGCAGAGAAAGTAGCAGATGTTTACAAAAGAGTACTTTAA